One Tissierellales bacterium DNA window includes the following coding sequences:
- a CDS encoding SPOR domain-containing protein, with protein MKSKRVVSLLIALTMFLSLGLPAIAEKASEEPVEGKEWHCVQTGTFSSKENALNSAIELYGLGFENAFVFDDPNSDFFYTIAGRFETREEAEPVLNEVKEHKKYEGSWITKRVIDDSDITKASDHVEKEWYCVQIGVYSTKEEAMERVVALIEAGFENAFMLFDKNTYNHWAMAGKFEREEDAEGLKEEVIGKGFQAFVTKRSFKESDMFRPGDEGDIKSRYEEFMELVDILPNPEDITTIVVTDKVNAEKARALYNEMSEEERAKIEEGYLEKLEAVEEKIQSLKTPIISETQISVRQAQAWAVKRGAHKRFVDIAPVYWQYGELMGMRPEILYTQSAKETNFGKYTGQVRPEMNNWAGIKIADPIGDRPEDHETFATPEDGVRGHFNHLGIYCGVDPVGEPHPRWYKTKEAEWAGTILFVEDLGGLWAPNPDYGISIIRDYMVDLYNTPEPTEENIDVSLGFSNRVEELGNIDEFEIKDIKLAKDIIDEYDIILTEEQKALIPYNIKDKVNEIKEWFNENAVQTIIDAINKLPELEDLTLEDKDNVEKIRIAYESLTDEQKDLITNIEVLEVAEEKIAELEKEDPEDPEEPKDPEDPEDPKKPKEPKDPKKPKAPKNDKGKLPKTGHNNKTNIYFGSLVLILAGVILRKRA; from the coding sequence ATGAAAAGTAAAAGAGTAGTATCATTACTTATAGCGTTAACCATGTTTCTGTCGCTAGGTTTACCTGCTATAGCTGAAAAAGCTTCGGAAGAACCTGTAGAAGGAAAGGAATGGCATTGTGTACAAACAGGGACTTTTTCAAGTAAGGAAAACGCATTAAATTCAGCAATAGAACTGTACGGTTTAGGTTTTGAAAATGCTTTCGTTTTTGATGATCCTAATAGTGACTTTTTCTACACTATAGCTGGACGATTTGAAACTAGAGAAGAGGCAGAACCCGTATTAAATGAAGTAAAAGAACATAAAAAATATGAAGGATCTTGGATAACAAAAAGAGTAATAGATGACTCAGATATAACTAAGGCTAGTGATCATGTGGAAAAGGAATGGTATTGTGTTCAAATAGGGGTTTATAGTACTAAAGAAGAGGCTATGGAACGAGTAGTTGCTTTAATAGAAGCAGGATTTGAAAATGCTTTTATGCTATTTGATAAAAACACTTATAACCATTGGGCTATGGCAGGAAAATTTGAAAGAGAAGAAGATGCTGAAGGTCTAAAAGAAGAAGTTATAGGAAAAGGATTTCAAGCATTTGTAACTAAAAGATCTTTTAAAGAATCGGACATGTTTAGACCTGGAGATGAAGGAGATATAAAGTCAAGATATGAAGAATTTATGGAATTAGTAGATATATTACCTAATCCAGAGGACATTACTACAATAGTTGTAACTGATAAAGTAAATGCTGAAAAAGCTAGAGCTCTTTATAATGAAATGAGTGAAGAGGAAAGGGCAAAAATAGAAGAAGGATATTTAGAAAAACTTGAAGCAGTAGAAGAGAAAATTCAATCTTTGAAAACTCCGATTATATCAGAAACTCAAATAAGTGTAAGACAAGCACAGGCTTGGGCAGTAAAAAGAGGTGCCCATAAACGATTTGTAGATATTGCTCCTGTATATTGGCAATATGGAGAGTTAATGGGTATGAGGCCAGAAATACTCTATACTCAATCTGCTAAAGAAACTAATTTTGGTAAATATACTGGACAAGTTAGACCAGAAATGAATAATTGGGCTGGAATTAAAATAGCTGATCCAATAGGAGATAGACCAGAAGACCATGAAACTTTTGCTACACCAGAGGATGGCGTAAGAGGACATTTTAATCATTTAGGTATATATTGTGGAGTAGACCCAGTTGGAGAACCTCATCCAAGATGGTATAAGACTAAAGAAGCTGAATGGGCAGGTACAATACTTTTTGTTGAAGATTTAGGTGGACTTTGGGCTCCTAATCCAGACTATGGCATATCAATAATTAGGGATTATATGGTAGACTTATACAATACACCAGAGCCAACAGAAGAGAATATAGATGTATCTTTAGGATTTAGTAATAGAGTTGAAGAATTAGGAAATATAGATGAATTTGAAATAAAGGATATAAAATTAGCTAAGGATATCATAGATGAATATGATATAATTCTTACAGAAGAACAAAAAGCTTTAATACCATATAATATAAAAGATAAAGTTAATGAAATAAAAGAATGGTTTAATGAAAACGCTGTACAAACTATAATAGATGCAATTAATAAATTGCCAGAACTTGAAGATTTAACATTAGAAGATAAAGATAATGTAGAAAAAATAAGAATAGCTTATGAATCATTAACAGATGAACAAAAAGATTTAATAACAAATATTGAAGTATTAGAAGTAGCAGAAGAAAAAATAGCTGAGCTAGAAAAAGAAGACCCAGAAGACCCAGAAGAACCAAAAGATCCAGAAGATCCAGAAGACCCTAAAAAACCTAAGGAACCAAAGGATCCTAAAAAACCAAAAGCCCCAAAGAATGATAAAGGTAAGTTGCCAAAGACAGGCCATAATAATAAGACAAATATATATTTCGGTAGTTTAGTATTAATATTAGCAGGAGTAATTTTAAGAAAAAGAGCATAG